From one Methanobacterium alcaliphilum genomic stretch:
- a CDS encoding succinylglutamate desuccinylase/aspartoacylase domain-containing protein, with protein sequence MAFVGENEDLGGKLSLISTKSGGNILENKNISKNISKSEGNDLILRLAARGTPLIELGKGYPKVMIVSGVHGNELPPQIAALNLLEKIQHCKLRGTVYMIPFAAPGATMKNSRWFNGLDLNRSSSSKGSITNNIVQLIQMLNVDAVADFHSTKLCSNPGKESVFCSKNPCPQSHEMGIYITENTSSELICYSTAGSMYNGALEDECNIKGIPAITCEVVSENGEVTVGSPERSYLQMQSYLEHFKILR encoded by the coding sequence ATGGCTTTTGTAGGCGAAAATGAAGATTTGGGTGGAAAATTAAGTTTAATATCCACTAAATCTGGAGGAAATATTTTAGAAAATAAAAATATTTCTAAAAATATTTCTAAATCGGAAGGCAATGATTTAATTTTAAGACTGGCTGCACGAGGCACTCCCTTAATTGAGTTAGGTAAGGGATACCCTAAAGTCATGATCGTTTCAGGAGTGCATGGTAATGAGCTCCCTCCACAAATAGCTGCTTTAAATTTACTTGAAAAAATCCAGCATTGTAAATTGAGGGGAACGGTGTATATGATACCTTTTGCTGCGCCGGGTGCGACTATGAAGAATAGCAGATGGTTTAATGGATTAGATTTGAATAGATCGTCTTCAAGTAAAGGATCTATTACTAATAACATAGTTCAATTAATTCAAATGTTGAATGTTGATGCTGTTGCGGATTTCCATTCAACTAAACTCTGCAGTAATCCTGGAAAAGAAAGCGTATTTTGTTCAAAAAATCCATGCCCTCAAAGCCATGAAATGGGTATTTATATCACGGAAAACACATCTTCTGAGTTAATATGCTATTCTACTGCTGGCTCTATGTATAATGGTGCCCTGGAAGATGAATGTAATATAAAAGGCATTCCGGCTATCACTTGTGAAGTAGTATCAGAAAATGGTGAAGTAACAGTAGGTAGTCCAGAAAGATCCTATCTGCAGATGCAGTCTTATTTGGAACATTTTAAAATTTTAAGATGA
- a CDS encoding EhbH: MSESIRNLIATISLGLFGVTLVDAIIGLDKAINPGISLVYNWVGTNIAPNMVTVVIFDWRAFDTLGEALILVTAVVITLLVFGRGKVELGGK; this comes from the coding sequence GTGTCTGAAAGTATTAGAAATTTAATAGCCACCATATCCTTAGGTTTGTTTGGGGTAACTTTAGTTGATGCTATAATTGGCCTGGATAAAGCTATTAATCCCGGCATAAGTTTAGTGTATAATTGGGTTGGAACTAATATTGCACCGAACATGGTTACTGTAGTAATTTTTGATTGGCGGGCTTTTGATACTTTAGGGGAAGCTTTAATCCTTGTCACCGCTGTGGTAATCACATTATTGGTATTTGGTAGAGGCAAAGTAGAACTTGGAGGTAAATAA
- a CDS encoding cation:proton antiporter subunit C, giving the protein MIIDVQLASFFTAAALIILGIFGALFLDNLIKKIIGLAFIGDGVNLFLVTLGYKPGGIVYIYLPGMAADWFSQNAAYPLPYALVLTSIVIGASTLAVMLGIIIVLYKKHGTISASKILED; this is encoded by the coding sequence ATGATTATCGACGTTCAACTCGCATCGTTTTTTACAGCCGCTGCACTAATAATACTTGGAATATTCGGTGCTCTGTTCCTGGATAATTTAATAAAAAAAATTATTGGTCTGGCCTTTATTGGAGATGGAGTAAACTTGTTTCTGGTAACTTTGGGTTATAAACCTGGAGGAATAGTTTACATTTATCTTCCAGGCATGGCTGCGGATTGGTTTTCGCAAAATGCGGCCTATCCATTACCTTACGCACTAGTACTTACCAGTATTGTTATTGGAGCCAGTACTTTAGCAGTAATGTTAGGAATAATAATTGTTCTTTATAAAAAACATGGCACAATCAGTGCCTCTAAAATACTGGAGGATTAA
- a CDS encoding monovalent cation/H(+) antiporter subunit G, whose protein sequence is MITIIKSVVLIITSILVLLSAIGILRFKDDVDRVLYARIHILGVADIACIIALLALETPLLAVLYFILAPFAAHAIANAYFYGEENHD, encoded by the coding sequence ATGATTACCATTATTAAATCTGTTGTTTTAATCATCACATCAATTTTAGTGCTTTTATCAGCTATAGGTATATTGAGATTCAAAGATGATGTTGACAGAGTGCTCTACGCCAGGATACATATATTGGGGGTGGCTGATATAGCATGTATCATAGCTCTCCTTGCCCTGGAAACGCCTCTTTTAGCAGTTTTATACTTCATATTGGCTCCATTTGCTGCGCATGCTATTGCGAATGCTTACTTTTATGGGGAGGAAAACCATGATTGA
- a CDS encoding monovalent cation/H+ antiporter subunit E codes for MFITRIFYGIAYFIVLIYEILKAELDVAVRTVNGNVKPVVVEIETVLERPISQTILANSITLTPGTLSIDLDSENKILKVATIVSRDKDDIIPFEPYIKGMLE; via the coding sequence ATGTTTATCACAAGGATTTTCTATGGTATCGCTTATTTCATTGTTTTAATCTATGAAATATTAAAAGCAGAACTGGATGTTGCTGTAAGAACTGTCAATGGTAATGTAAAGCCGGTTGTTGTGGAAATTGAAACAGTACTTGAGAGGCCAATATCACAAACAATCCTGGCCAACAGTATTACTCTTACTCCAGGAACTCTTTCCATTGATTTAGATTCTGAAAACAAAATACTAAAAGTAGCTACAATAGTATCAAGAGACAAGGATGATATTATTCCATTTGAACCATATATCAAGGGTATGCTGGAATAA
- a CDS encoding prenyltransferase — translation MDYNADVLIKIIKLGRPQFTFGILMYFLIGTLFALLSNANFDLNKFIWGYLILFMASMATHYSNDYFDFEVDQYGTRTPFSGGSGILVENPELKDLSKKLAYFFIILSLIIAALFTVYYSFPLSFFLFVLFGNALVWFYSAPPIKLSYRGVGEFGNLLNGFIMPGAGYFVTMGTIDLPFIIFSTPFLFLQFMFTIGVEIPDMEGDELGGKITWIVSKGREFGFKLMGISVILATVSFLVIPLTNLFPPIIDFRILTLISLIPLSLGLFALWKRPVDKITATKLATYNVGSLFAVWILVNCYFIYLLK, via the coding sequence ATTATTAAGTTGGGAAGGCCCCAATTCACATTTGGTATTTTAATGTATTTTTTAATTGGCACCTTATTTGCTCTTTTATCAAATGCAAACTTTGATTTGAATAAATTTATTTGGGGTTATCTTATCCTATTCATGGCCAGCATGGCCACTCATTATTCAAATGATTATTTTGATTTTGAAGTAGACCAGTATGGTACTCGAACTCCATTTTCTGGAGGTAGTGGTATTCTAGTTGAAAATCCAGAGTTGAAAGATTTATCAAAAAAATTGGCTTACTTTTTTATAATTTTATCCCTAATAATTGCAGCACTATTTACAGTTTATTATTCATTTCCACTTTCATTTTTCTTGTTTGTGTTGTTTGGAAATGCTTTAGTGTGGTTTTATTCAGCCCCTCCCATAAAATTATCTTATCGGGGGGTAGGGGAATTTGGAAATCTATTAAATGGTTTTATAATGCCGGGAGCGGGTTATTTTGTAACGATGGGCACTATAGATCTCCCTTTTATAATTTTTTCCACACCTTTTCTTTTTTTACAGTTCATGTTCACCATAGGCGTGGAAATTCCGGATATGGAAGGGGATGAATTGGGCGGTAAAATCACATGGATTGTTTCTAAAGGCCGTGAATTTGGTTTTAAACTAATGGGAATATCTGTAATATTGGCCACGGTTTCATTTTTAGTTATACCTCTCACAAATCTATTTCCCCCAATAATAGATTTTCGAATACTCACACTTATTTCATTGATTCCATTAAGTTTAGGTTTATTTGCGTTATGGAAAAGACCAGTAGACAAAATTACAGCTACCAAACTGGCCACATATAATGTTGGATCTCTTTTTGCAGTTTGGATACTAGTAAACTGTTACTTCATTTATTTATTAAAATAA
- a CDS encoding MnhB domain-containing protein, with the protein MSTILKIFVFPAAMLIMCLGILTILGGHITPGGGFQGGAMIAGAFIFCAVVYGLKENPFDFSHDFMAAMESTGALIYVSLGIAGLLFSGFYLYNLGVDLYHIVPTFIQNLFDYPDPIHAGIIPYLNIVVGLKVLVGLSAVVIAFMQVKDIDDEQIDLKDEDAEGK; encoded by the coding sequence ATGAGCACAATACTCAAAATCTTCGTATTTCCTGCAGCAATGCTCATAATGTGTTTGGGTATCTTAACCATATTGGGTGGACACATAACTCCTGGAGGGGGTTTTCAAGGGGGCGCGATGATTGCCGGTGCATTTATTTTTTGTGCAGTAGTTTACGGCCTAAAAGAAAACCCATTCGACTTTTCGCATGATTTCATGGCAGCTATGGAAAGTACAGGTGCTTTAATTTATGTATCTCTAGGAATCGCCGGGTTATTATTCTCTGGTTTTTATCTTTATAATCTGGGAGTAGACCTTTATCACATTGTTCCAACATTTATCCAAAACTTATTTGACTATCCAGACCCCATTCATGCTGGAATTATTCCTTATCTCAATATTGTAGTTGGTTTAAAAGTATTGGTGGGTTTAAGTGCGGTGGTTATAGCATTTATGCAAGTAAAAGATATTGATGATGAGCAAATTGATTTAAAAGATGAGGATGCAGAAGGGAAATGA
- a CDS encoding argininosuccinate synthase produces MEKVVLAFSGGLDTSVCIKLLEEKYNMEVITACVDVGQPREEIERPASVAVDLGNYKHHTLDAQREFAEDYIFKAIKANALYEGYPLSTALARPLIAMKIVELAKKEGATTIAHGCTGKGNDQFRFEAIIRSMSDCDVIAPIRDLNLTRTEEVEYAKSCDIPLPSDKMYSIDENLWGRAIEGDILEDPMVEPPEDAFSWTKSSTDSPEEPQILEMEFENGVPISLDGEKMGPLDLINKCNEIAGLHGIGRVDIIEDRIIGLKSREIYETPGAFLIITAHHALEQITLTRSELKFGENITSTYSELIYNGLWHDPLREDLDHIIDHMQRRVRGTVKIRLHKGSMRIVGRKSPFSLYQQDVVSFEDKALDQREMTGMVKNYAMQAAFYNKICKKD; encoded by the coding sequence ATGGAAAAAGTAGTCCTCGCATTCAGTGGTGGTCTTGATACATCAGTTTGCATAAAGTTGCTGGAAGAAAAATATAATATGGAAGTCATAACTGCTTGTGTAGATGTAGGACAACCTCGAGAAGAAATTGAACGTCCCGCGTCAGTTGCCGTTGATCTCGGTAACTACAAGCACCACACCCTAGATGCTCAAAGAGAATTTGCAGAAGATTATATTTTTAAAGCTATTAAAGCCAATGCCCTTTACGAAGGATATCCCCTAAGTACCGCACTAGCTAGACCTTTAATTGCCATGAAAATCGTTGAGCTTGCTAAAAAAGAAGGCGCTACAACAATTGCCCATGGCTGCACAGGTAAAGGGAATGATCAATTCCGATTTGAAGCCATTATCCGATCAATGTCTGATTGTGATGTAATAGCACCTATACGTGACTTAAATTTAACAAGAACTGAAGAAGTAGAATATGCCAAATCATGTGATATTCCACTACCTTCTGATAAAATGTACAGTATTGATGAAAATCTATGGGGGCGGGCCATAGAAGGGGACATACTAGAAGACCCCATGGTTGAACCACCGGAAGATGCCTTCAGCTGGACAAAATCCAGTACAGATTCCCCAGAAGAACCTCAGATATTAGAAATGGAATTTGAAAATGGAGTGCCTATTTCTTTAGATGGGGAAAAAATGGGCCCTCTCGACTTAATTAATAAGTGCAACGAAATTGCTGGACTCCATGGTATTGGTCGTGTAGATATTATCGAAGATAGGATAATAGGACTTAAAAGCCGTGAAATCTATGAAACTCCTGGCGCTTTCTTAATCATTACAGCCCACCATGCATTAGAACAGATTACACTCACCCGTAGCGAGCTTAAATTTGGTGAAAATATCACCAGCACTTATTCCGAGTTAATTTATAATGGATTGTGGCATGACCCCCTAAGAGAAGATTTAGACCACATCATAGACCATATGCAGCGCAGGGTAAGGGGTACAGTTAAAATCAGATTACATAAAGGCAGCATGCGAATTGTGGGAAGAAAATCACCTTTCAGCCTTTATCAACAAGACGTAGTATCCTTCGAAGATAAAGCCCTTGATCAAAGAGAAATGACTGGAATGGTCAAAAATTATGCTATGCAAGCTGCATTTTATAATAAAATATGTAAAAAAGATTAA
- a CDS encoding energy-converting hydrogenase B subunit G, EhbG, giving the protein MSLYDLIFKKVHEIQEKAKEQEPVTNISASSTLAAEITLISSLLIAAVMLRKINDILMVIVVLALGFALVMAMPIMPRLRMEQRDSFHNMVFYVILTLGILISLFYWGTSSV; this is encoded by the coding sequence ATGAGTTTATATGATCTAATATTCAAAAAGGTGCACGAAATTCAGGAAAAGGCCAAAGAACAAGAACCGGTTACAAATATATCTGCTTCATCTACATTGGCTGCTGAAATAACGTTAATATCATCTCTACTTATTGCAGCAGTGATGCTGCGTAAAATTAATGATATTTTAATGGTAATTGTAGTTCTAGCTTTAGGATTTGCTTTAGTAATGGCCATGCCTATCATGCCTAGACTTAGAATGGAACAAAGAGATTCTTTCCATAACATGGTTTTTTACGTCATACTAACGTTAGGTATCCTTATATCATTATTCTACTGGGGGACTAGCAGTGTCTGA
- a CDS encoding monovalent cation/H+ antiporter complex subunit F, translating to MDILLISEYIFLASLAIFSLASVRIATRRTIGMGLVGISGLSIAVATILILVQNIYGIAFCKDIATALIILGPVGTIAFARVLRG from the coding sequence ATGGACATATTGTTAATTTCGGAATATATTTTTCTAGCTTCACTGGCCATTTTTTCACTGGCTTCGGTAAGAATAGCTACCAGAAGAACTATAGGTATGGGTTTGGTAGGTATTTCTGGATTAAGTATAGCTGTGGCCACTATTTTAATATTAGTACAAAATATTTATGGCATTGCTTTTTGTAAGGATATCGCTACTGCTTTAATAATATTGGGTCCAGTAGGCACTATTGCATTTGCCAGAGTTTTGAGGGGTTGA
- a CDS encoding DUF4040 domain-containing protein produces MIEYILMIIAVLGALLAMMQRDLLKAAILTGIPGAAIAFLYQYLLAPDVALTQAIVGSAIIPVFFALAVYKTRRMEE; encoded by the coding sequence ATGATTGAATACATATTGATGATAATTGCTGTTTTAGGGGCATTGTTGGCCATGATGCAACGTGATCTTCTAAAAGCAGCTATATTAACTGGAATACCTGGTGCTGCAATTGCTTTCCTTTATCAATATTTACTAGCTCCTGATGTAGCTCTTACTCAAGCTATAGTTGGTTCTGCTATAATACCTGTATTCTTTGCCTTAGCAGTTTACAAAACCAGGAGAATGGAGGAATAA
- a CDS encoding metal-dependent hydrolase has translation MMESDSMSSYRKHVIFAIILTLPFFPNVFSLALSVLGASFPDFDHKVKKKNISILFLTGLIISLVFYLLKMPYLIGLILIDLALIFYLSKHRGFTHSFLGISILSTCLTVLIVFAYFFLDAFGLSGQGILAVIVILLAALAVNKRLILWFIFLSVLGIFLTPFPGLSLYNVMCPIFLGFLSHVILDSYTPQGVEFLRPISSKRFKKSFGILLIVIWALCAAYYLFNVFS, from the coding sequence ATGATGGAAAGTGATTCAATGTCCTCCTACCGTAAACATGTTATCTTTGCAATTATACTAACCCTGCCTTTTTTCCCAAATGTATTCTCTTTAGCATTAAGTGTTCTTGGAGCGTCATTTCCTGATTTTGACCATAAAGTGAAAAAGAAGAACATATCCATATTATTTTTAACTGGATTAATAATTTCCTTAGTATTTTATTTATTGAAAATGCCATATTTGATTGGTCTAATTTTAATTGATCTTGCTTTGATTTTTTATTTATCAAAACATCGAGGATTTACTCACTCTTTTTTAGGAATATCTATTTTATCCACGTGTTTAACTGTTTTAATAGTTTTCGCTTATTTCTTTTTAGATGCGTTTGGTCTCTCTGGGCAAGGTATACTAGCAGTTATAGTGATTCTATTAGCTGCACTAGCAGTAAATAAAAGATTAATTCTATGGTTTATTTTTTTATCAGTATTAGGTATATTTTTAACTCCGTTTCCGGGATTGAGTCTTTACAATGTAATGTGTCCCATTTTCCTTGGCTTTTTAAGTCACGTGATTTTAGATTCTTATACTCCTCAGGGTGTGGAGTTTTTACGCCCCATATCCTCAAAAAGATTCAAAAAATCATTTGGTATCCTTTTAATAGTAATATGGGCTTTATGTGCTGCTTATTATCTATTCAATGTTTTTTCATAA
- the ehbF gene encoding energy conserving hydrogenase EhbF, producing MNPLIPIMVIMPIACALLLNLLHKKDRTVKILALTVGIILPIIPLLATYGMHYFGGYAPLVDSPALSQGLPSIITSTALNLFHPAITYSFATAQKVFIFILGLIAFFAIFTSLSETRKPSGVYTFLMFMGTAAITAILLSDDIFNLYVFFEIAALAQVGIILCSNVEKNYETALKYMILGGIAAPMLLLGIAILLGITGNVNITDIVFSIKSGLVDPNNPLLLFACGLILFGWLYGSGLPPFHTIKSAVYSKALPHGAALLQAFSVFTFVALGIIIIRVFYYLPLTKWAVVFFSLMAMILGITMALMQTDFKRIIGYLAVGELGYIGLGLGLGTAFGITAGLFQAVNEAIITAFLFIGFGTVLYKTGTSDTSKLGGLLADNPWVAGLVLLAGFAMAGVPPFNAFQSKLQLVQASISAGIPELGIIMVLLSIVTFMTFVKAFYTIYLRPRPAALEIKNEKIPKATIISLVALLVICVVLGLFPQLATGFISPLAQGLI from the coding sequence ATGAACCCTCTTATTCCAATAATGGTTATAATGCCTATTGCGTGTGCGTTATTATTAAATTTACTTCATAAAAAGGATAGAACTGTTAAAATCTTGGCTTTAACAGTAGGTATAATATTGCCGATAATTCCTTTACTGGCAACTTACGGTATGCATTACTTTGGTGGTTATGCTCCCCTGGTAGATAGTCCTGCATTGTCTCAAGGACTCCCTAGCATAATTACATCTACTGCGCTGAATTTGTTCCATCCTGCTATTACTTATTCATTTGCCACTGCTCAAAAAGTATTTATCTTTATACTGGGTTTAATTGCATTCTTTGCGATTTTCACATCATTAAGTGAAACCAGAAAACCATCTGGTGTTTACACATTCTTAATGTTTATGGGAACTGCTGCAATAACTGCGATATTGCTCTCTGATGACATATTCAATTTATATGTTTTCTTTGAAATAGCTGCATTGGCACAAGTGGGGATTATTCTCTGTTCTAATGTAGAGAAAAATTATGAAACTGCTTTAAAATACATGATTCTGGGGGGAATAGCTGCACCAATGCTTTTATTAGGCATAGCTATACTTTTGGGAATCACTGGAAACGTAAATATTACGGATATAGTATTCTCTATAAAATCAGGCTTAGTTGACCCAAACAATCCATTACTACTCTTTGCCTGTGGCTTGATCTTATTTGGCTGGTTATATGGGTCTGGCCTTCCACCGTTCCACACCATAAAATCCGCAGTTTACAGTAAAGCTTTACCTCATGGGGCTGCATTATTACAAGCATTCTCAGTATTCACTTTTGTAGCTTTGGGGATAATCATAATAAGAGTATTTTATTACCTACCTCTGACAAAATGGGCTGTAGTGTTCTTTTCGCTAATGGCTATGATTCTGGGAATTACCATGGCTTTGATGCAGACTGATTTCAAACGAATTATAGGGTATCTAGCTGTAGGTGAGTTGGGATATATTGGTCTGGGCTTGGGATTAGGAACGGCGTTTGGAATTACAGCGGGACTTTTCCAGGCAGTTAATGAAGCAATAATCACGGCTTTTCTATTTATAGGTTTTGGAACGGTGTTATATAAAACTGGGACCAGTGATACTTCTAAACTAGGGGGATTACTGGCTGATAATCCATGGGTAGCTGGTCTGGTGCTTCTGGCTGGTTTTGCTATGGCGGGAGTTCCTCCATTCAATGCTTTCCAAAGTAAACTACAATTGGTTCAAGCGTCAATAAGTGCAGGAATACCTGAACTGGGTATAATAATGGTCTTACTGAGCATAGTAACTTTCATGACATTTGTAAAGGCATTTTATACCATTTATCTACGACCAAGACCTGCTGCACTTGAAATAAAAAATGAAAAAATACCAAAAGCCACTATAATTTCTCTAGTTGCGCTTTTAGTGATTTGTGTGGTTTTAGGTTTATTCCCTCAATTAGCTACTGGATTCATAAGCCCCTTAGCTCAGGGGTTGATATAG
- a CDS encoding energy-converting hydrogenase B subunit J: MLYIGPTLFGFLLGFILGSRIKNNFDSEIHFPLSSYIVVIIAALLMAWQLGPLPYYTDTPIASGFMAAIVGFLAGKVTLGRRLAS, from the coding sequence ATGTTATATATTGGTCCAACATTATTCGGATTCTTACTAGGATTCATATTAGGGAGCAGAATCAAAAACAATTTTGATAGCGAAATACACTTCCCATTATCATCTTATATTGTTGTGATAATTGCGGCATTATTAATGGCCTGGCAACTGGGACCTTTGCCTTATTACACTGATACTCCAATAGCCTCTGGATTCATGGCAGCTATTGTTGGTTTTTTGGCAGGTAAGGTAACTTTGGGTCGTAGATTAGCCAGCTAG
- a CDS encoding pro-sigmaK processing inhibitor BofA family protein: protein MEIFTVMILIVIGSLIVALGLFGIKLLSKIGKFALTSVFNMVMGVIFLFIVNLVPFIEIPINILTVLVAGFGGIMGVGILVIGQAMGLF from the coding sequence ATGGAAATTTTTACAGTAATGATATTAATTGTTATTGGAAGCCTCATTGTAGCTTTGGGCTTATTTGGAATCAAACTATTATCAAAAATTGGAAAATTTGCATTAACCAGTGTTTTTAATATGGTGATGGGTGTAATATTCCTTTTTATTGTGAATTTGGTGCCATTTATAGAAATACCCATTAATATTCTTACAGTACTGGTGGCAGGTTTTGGAGGAATAATGGGAGTTGGAATCCTTGTAATTGGCCAAGCCATGGGTCTTTTCTGA
- a CDS encoding NAD(P)H-hydrate dehydratase: protein MKPLDMMVTDLNAEYLGIPKLSLMENAGRSLAKQISLISDPCKVNIFSGSGGNGGDGFVAARHLLNMGFDVEIFLLTHPSKIKSSESKSNWDILQNMVPYMSPLKINLINDSSQLKSSFLEMDDEVIVDAILGTGITGELKEPVRAAINLINKSHSIKIAVDIPSGMDPLTGQVDDVAIEADYTVTFHKPKTGLKQGSHENIGNLIVCDIGIPKEAEVFVGRGDLLRIKKRDENAHKGANGRVLVVGGSHDYTGAPALAAMASLHLGADIVIVACPESASIPIKSYSPDLIVRSFPGDYINLDMVEPIIEMSHKVDCVLIGCGVGDKPQTEEALNLLVEKLVELNKTMVLDADALKLVEKEKIKNVENLTLTPHSAEFKSFFKNQDSIILFDLHEKITAFQSVSQQIKGTVLLKGKMDMIFQGQKFRLNKTGSPGMTVGGTGDCLAGLVSALMAQGHSSFDSACLAAFINGMAGELAEREYGYQFTASEMLKFLSKATQLIF from the coding sequence ATGAAACCCCTAGACATGATGGTCACAGACCTTAATGCAGAGTATTTGGGCATCCCCAAACTTTCTCTCATGGAAAATGCTGGCAGATCCCTTGCAAAACAGATATCATTAATTTCAGACCCATGCAAAGTGAATATATTCTCAGGTTCGGGAGGTAATGGAGGGGATGGTTTTGTGGCTGCCCGTCATCTGTTAAATATGGGGTTTGATGTGGAAATTTTTCTTTTAACTCATCCTTCTAAAATCAAATCCTCAGAAAGCAAATCTAACTGGGACATTCTCCAAAATATGGTTCCATATATGAGTCCTCTAAAAATTAATTTAATCAATGACTCTTCCCAGCTAAAATCATCTTTCCTGGAGATGGATGATGAAGTTATAGTGGATGCTATTTTAGGAACTGGTATAACTGGTGAACTTAAAGAACCCGTTAGAGCTGCTATAAATTTAATTAATAAATCGCATTCCATTAAAATTGCAGTAGATATTCCTAGTGGCATGGATCCTTTAACTGGGCAGGTTGATGATGTTGCTATTGAGGCAGATTATACGGTAACTTTCCACAAGCCAAAAACAGGATTAAAACAAGGTTCTCATGAGAATATTGGTAACCTTATTGTATGTGATATAGGTATTCCAAAAGAAGCAGAAGTATTTGTAGGTCGTGGTGATCTTTTAAGGATCAAAAAAAGAGATGAAAATGCTCATAAGGGGGCAAATGGTAGAGTTTTAGTTGTAGGGGGGAGCCATGATTATACTGGGGCTCCCGCTTTAGCTGCAATGGCATCTCTTCATTTGGGGGCGGATATAGTTATAGTAGCATGCCCCGAAAGCGCTTCTATTCCTATAAAATCATATTCTCCGGATTTAATAGTTAGAAGTTTCCCAGGAGATTATATTAATTTAGATATGGTGGAACCTATTATTGAAATGTCCCATAAAGTTGATTGTGTTTTGATTGGTTGTGGTGTTGGGGATAAACCTCAAACAGAAGAAGCTCTTAATTTATTAGTAGAAAAATTGGTGGAATTGAATAAAACAATGGTTCTGGATGCAGATGCTTTAAAACTGGTTGAAAAAGAAAAAATTAAAAATGTTGAAAATTTGACGTTAACTCCACACTCTGCAGAATTCAAATCTTTTTTCAAAAATCAAGATTCCATAATTCTTTTTGATTTGCATGAAAAGATTACAGCATTTCAATCTGTTTCTCAACAAATTAAAGGAACAGTGCTATTAAAAGGAAAAATGGACATGATTTTTCAAGGTCAAAAATTCCGCTTGAATAAAACTGGAAGTCCTGGAATGACCGTCGGCGGAACTGGAGATTGTTTGGCAGGGCTTGTATCGGCCCTAATGGCTCAAGGACACTCTTCTTTTGATTCTGCATGCTTGGCAGCATTTATCAATGGAATGGCTGGTGAGCTAGCTGAGAGAGAATATGGGTATCAATTTACAGCATCTGAAATGCTAAAATTCTTATCAAAAGCAACTCAGTTGATATTCTGA